From Woronichinia naegeliana WA131, the proteins below share one genomic window:
- a CDS encoding IS630 family transposase, translating into MIKLEFTEEDKRLLSYGRFNHPHPRVQLKMEVLWLKSQGLSHQKIAQFAGVSVNTVTSYIRDYQEGGIEKLKEIKFNRPKSELTEHQGTIEAYFESNPPATINEAVKRIEELTGIKRSPTQVRKFLKSIGMRCLKVGTIPSKADVEAQDSYRKKELEPRLEEAKAGKRAVFFVDASHFVMGAFVNFIWCFKRIFIKSPSGRKRFNVLGALNAITHEVIMVTNSSYITGTQVCELLEKIAELGLLIPITLVLDNARYQKCRIVQELAESLGIELLYLPPYSPNLNLIERLWKFVKKKCLYAKYYEDFTQFSAAISGCLEDANVKYKEELDSLLTLRFQRFDKSQIMNV; encoded by the coding sequence ATGATTAAGTTAGAATTTACGGAAGAAGACAAAAGACTGTTGTCTTACGGTCGGTTTAATCACCCGCATCCTAGAGTACAGCTAAAGATGGAAGTTTTATGGTTAAAAAGTCAGGGATTATCTCATCAAAAAATTGCTCAATTCGCAGGAGTTTCAGTAAATACGGTGACAAGCTATATCCGTGATTATCAAGAGGGCGGGATAGAAAAACTAAAAGAAATAAAATTTAATCGCCCGAAAAGCGAGTTAACAGAGCATCAAGGGACAATTGAGGCATATTTTGAGTCAAATCCACCAGCAACAATAAATGAAGCAGTAAAAAGAATAGAAGAATTAACGGGAATAAAAAGAAGTCCAACGCAAGTCAGAAAATTTTTAAAGTCAATAGGAATGAGGTGTCTAAAGGTGGGAACAATTCCATCAAAAGCAGATGTAGAAGCTCAGGATAGCTATAGGAAAAAAGAGCTAGAACCAAGGCTAGAAGAGGCAAAAGCAGGAAAAAGGGCAGTTTTCTTTGTAGATGCCTCTCATTTTGTAATGGGAGCATTTGTAAATTTTATATGGTGCTTCAAGAGGATTTTTATTAAGTCACCATCAGGGAGAAAACGTTTTAATGTGTTAGGAGCATTAAATGCAATTACCCATGAAGTAATTATGGTAACGAACAGTTCTTATATTACGGGAACTCAGGTTTGTGAACTCCTAGAAAAGATAGCAGAATTAGGACTATTAATACCGATTACGTTGGTATTAGACAATGCTCGTTATCAAAAATGCCGAATTGTGCAGGAGTTGGCAGAATCATTAGGAATAGAGTTACTGTACTTACCTCCTTATTCTCCTAACTTGAATTTAATTGAAAGACTGTGGAAGTTTGTGAAGAAGAAGTGTTTATACGCAAAATATTATGAAGATTTTACGCAGTTTTCTGCAGCAATTTCAGGATGTCTTGAAGATGCTAACGTAAAATATAAGGAGGAGCTTGATTCTTTGCTCACCTTACGATTTCAACGCTTTGATAAATCTCAGATTATGAACGTTTGA